Within Vannielia litorea, the genomic segment TTCTCAGCCCGTCCCGTACCGCGTTCGCCTTCTCGCAGATCCGCCTCGTCTGGTGCTGGACTTCCGCGAGGTGGACTTCACGCCCATGGGCCGGCCCGATGTGTCGTCGCTGAGCCAGGTCACGGCCCTGCGCACCGGTCGTGTGGGCCCCGGCTGGACCCGGCTCGTCGCCGAGCTGGCAGAACCCCTGGGGCTGGTCTCGGCGCAGATGATCACCGGGGCCGCCGACGGCTCGGCGCGGGTGGAGCTGGCGCTGGCGCCGGTGAGCGCGGAGGAGTTCGCGGCGCAGGTGGCGGCGGGGCAGGATGCCCGCGAGGCCTTTCCGAAGCCCTCGGCCAGCGCGCCGCCAAAACGGCGCCCCGCGCCCGGAGGACCCCTGACGATCGTACTCGACCCCGGCCATGGCGGCGTGGACCCCGGCGCCATCCGCGACGGGGTGACCGAGGCCGACCTCATGCTGATCTTTGCCCGTGACGTGCGCGAGGCGCTTCTTCGGGCGGGCGACTACCGCGTGGTCCTGACGCGGGAGGATGACAGCTTCGTATCGCTGGAAACCCGGCTGACCATCGCGCGGCGCGCCGGGGCGGATCTGTTCCTGTCGCTTCATGCGGATGCGGTGGAGGAGGGGATCGCGCGGGGCGCGCAGGTTTACACGCTCTCCGACGAGGCCTCGAGCGAGGCGCTGGCCAAGCTGGCCTACCGGCATGACCGCGACGACATCCTCGGCGGGGCCGACCTGAGCGGGACGGATGACGCGGTGGCGCAGGCGCTGCTCGAGATCGCCCGGCGGGAGACCGCGCCGCGCACGATGGCGCTGGCGCGGGCGATGGTGGGCGGGTTGCGAGACAAGGGGGTGCGGCTGCACAAGCATCCGCTGGGGGCTGCGGATTTCTCGGTGCTCAAGCTGCCCGACATCCCGGCAGTGCTGCTGGAGGCGGCCTTTCTCTCCACCTCCAGCGAGCTGGACAAGCTGCAGAAGCCCGAGTGGCGCCGGCAGGCGGCGGACGGCATTGCCGATGGCATCGCCGCCTGGGCCGCGGAGGACGCGCGGCTGAAGGCGCTCATCCGGCAGTAGCGGCCGCCCGGCCATGGGGCGGCCGTGGTGCCGCCGGCCTCGCAAAACCGTGACCGGCGTGGCGGGATATGGCCGAAATTGTCATGCAATCTCTTTTGCTTCGACGGGGGGCATCCGGTATACACTTGGCCTCAAACGATACAAGGAGCGGGCAGTTGCTCAGATTCTTCACCGGCATCATCGGCGGGCTTTTCGCGCTGATCACCACGGGGGCCGCCTTCGGTGCCCTGATGATCGGTGCGATCCTGTGGATCTACAGCCGCGACCTGCCCAACCACGAGCAGCTGGCGCAATACACCCCGCCCACGATCAGCCGGATCTACTCGGGCGAGGGCCGCATCATGGACGAGTTCGCCCATGAGCGCCGGCTCTACGTGCCCTCGAGCGAGATCCCCGAGTTGGTGAAGCAGGCCTTCATCTCGGCGGAGGACAAGAACTTCTATTCCCACAAGGGCTATGACCCGATGGGGATGATCGCGGCGGCGGTGGATGCGGCCAAGGGCGGCCGGCTCCGCGGCGCCTCGACGATCACCCAGCAGG encodes:
- a CDS encoding N-acetylmuramoyl-L-alanine amidase, with product MRAAVLFIIAVLWGALAQAQDFSALARVDPTRSGLDERGREVTLRLTVSQPVPYRVRLLADPPRLVLDFREVDFTPMGRPDVSSLSQVTALRTGRVGPGWTRLVAELAEPLGLVSAQMITGAADGSARVELALAPVSAEEFAAQVAAGQDAREAFPKPSASAPPKRRPAPGGPLTIVLDPGHGGVDPGAIRDGVTEADLMLIFARDVREALLRAGDYRVVLTREDDSFVSLETRLTIARRAGADLFLSLHADAVEEGIARGAQVYTLSDEASSEALAKLAYRHDRDDILGGADLSGTDDAVAQALLEIARRETAPRTMALARAMVGGLRDKGVRLHKHPLGAADFSVLKLPDIPAVLLEAAFLSTSSELDKLQKPEWRRQAADGIADGIAAWAAEDARLKALIRQ